The following are encoded in a window of Doryrhamphus excisus isolate RoL2022-K1 chromosome 16, RoL_Dexc_1.0, whole genome shotgun sequence genomic DNA:
- the LOC131104797 gene encoding aryl hydrocarbon receptor-like, whose product MYAGRKRRKPVQKGAKLIPAEGAKSNPSKRHRDRLNMELDRLARLLPFPEDVISSLDKLSILRLSVSYLRTKGFFSVALKRCPSNVDHHGDKVSEHTASCMSEGELLLQALSGFVLVITSEGIIFYCSQTIQDYLGFHQTDVMHQSVFELIHTEDQQEFRRNLHWSLNLPSTESSLEAVAADAEPTSYNPDELPPENSSFLERSFVCRFRCLLDNSTGFLALSIQGRLKFLRGQSHLQHGNERTRFQLALFAIATPLKPPAILEIRTKNMIFRTKHKLDFTPMACDAKGKIVLGYTEAELRVRGSGYQFIHAADMLYCAENHVRMIKTGESGLTVFRLLTKDNRWKWVQANARLVYKNGKPDYIIATQRPLVEEEGGEHLRKRSMHLPFTFATGEALLYQTGYPLYGFPEPVHDNAKANKSKKGKMDKKGSEHQHPKSLLEVMMSQDESVYCQPESEAPNSYHWSTFNDQQGETPQCGDSWQMLANREAVKSNGRVSTCEPLLATLDSLSLDGEETCSNIELFSALENLGLNAEDLELLLLDERMIQVEVDPSHVSTANSEILSYIHDSMEMENGDYSNIGRFGPTTLPPNPSQSATQEVQAHFVPATPSTPSPCGQSVTPQQMQQLPSVGGLQFPSGNVDTSLLSGIPDSHWIHLPEEPCPDNNIDLLAGTLLLNRERKDMTSPLESDQQLQLEPHQAQQQPYPQEYVQTQERTFSPNKHTFLLPDVLVDAADCNVSNVSLASRSALTGANLRHYQSIVEPYTRQGQDLHKQQGCALAPGLSQGPLQRSALELEKLVALTQPSVEAYSLFSATTQDTCSQMENGCLLKVANATYIRTCLMSNGNREVASDVAVSCPDGLMDTQKSGFIL is encoded by the exons ATGTACGCTGGACGCAAGAGAAGAAAACCGGTTCAGAAAGG AGCCAAATTGATCCCGGCTGAAGGGGCCAAGTCCAACCCATCCAAACGTCACCGTGATCGTCTGAACATGGAGCTGGACAGGCTGGCCAGGTTGCTTCCCTTCCCTGAGGATGTCATCTCCAGCTTGGACAAACTGTCCATCCTGAGGCTCAGTGTCAGCTACCTCCGCACTAAGGGCTTCTTCTCAG TGGCGTTGAAAAGATGTCCATCTAATGTTGACCACCATGGTGATAAGGTGTCGGAACATACAGCAAGCTGCATGTCTGAGGGGGAACTGCTGCTTCAG GCTTTGAGTGGCTTTGTCCTGGTGATCACATCTGAGGGAATCATCTTTTACTGCTCTCAAACCATCCAGGATTACCTAGGCTTCCATCAG ACGGATGTGATGCATCAGAGTGTGTTTGAGCTGATCCACACAGAAGACCAGCAAGAGTTCAGAAGGAACCTGCACTGGTCGCTCAACCTTCCCAGCACTGAATCCTCTTTGGAGGCTGTAGCAG CTGATGCCGAACCAACTTCCTACAACCCTGATGAGCTTCCACCCGAAAATTCATCCTTCTTGGAGAGAAGCTTTGTCTGCCGCTTCCGCTGTCTACTGGACAATTCCACAGGCTTCTTG GCACTGAGCATCCAGGGTCGACTGAAGTTTCTTCGTGGTCAGAGCCATCTGCAGCACGGCAATGAGCGCACCCGGTTTCAGCTGGCTTTGTTCGCCATTGCTACTCCCCTGAAGCCCCCCGCCATCTTGGAAATCCGAACAAAGAACATGATCTTCAGGACCAAACACAAGCTTGACTTCACTCCCATGGCCTGTGATGCAAA gGGGAAAATTGTGCTGGGTTACACTGAGGCAGAGCTGCGTGTTCGAGGCTCGGGTTACCAGTTCATCCATGCTGCTGACATGCTGTACTGTGCTGAGAATCATGTCAGAA TGATAAAGACTGGAGAGAGCGGCCTCACCGTCTTCCGGTTACTCACCAAGGACAACAGGTGGAAGTGGGTCCAAGCCAACGCCCGCCTCGTCTACAAGAATGGCAAACCGGACTACATCATTGCGACACAGAGGCCCCTGGT TGAAGAGGAAGGAGGGGAACATCTGAGGAAACGCTCCATGCACCTTCCTTTCACCTTTGCTACAGGGGAGGCACTTCTTTACCAGACCGGTTACCCACTCTATGGATTTCCAGAGCCTGTGCACGACAATGCCAAAGCCAACAAGTCTAAAAAGGGGAAAATGGACAAGAAGGGCTCGGAGCATCAACACCCAAAGTCTTTGCTGGAAGTGATGATGAGCCAAGATGAGTCTGTTTACTGCCAGCCAGAATCTGAGGCTCCCAACTCTTACCATTGGAGTACTTTCAACGACCAGCAAGGTGAGACTCCTCAATGTGGGGACAGCTGGCAGATGCTTGCTAATAGAGAGGCGGTGAAATCCAATGGCAGAGTGTCCACGTGTGAGCCACTGCTGGCAACCCTCGACTCTCTATCTCTGGATGGAGAGGAGACCTGCTCCAACATTGAACTCTTTAGTGCTTTGGAGAACCTGGGCCTGAACGCTGAAGACTTGGAACTTTTGCTATTGGATGAGAGAATGATCCAGGTTGAGGTGGATCCCAGCCATGTCTCAACAGCGAACAGTGAAATCCTCTCTTACATTCATGACTCAATGGAGATGGAGAATGGAGACTACAGCAATATAGGTCGATTTGGCCCAACGACCCTTCCACCAAACCCCTCCCAAAGTGCTACCCAAGAGGTGCAGGCACACTTTGTGCCAGCTACCCCTTCCACTCCGTCTCCCTGTGGGCAGAGTGTTACACCCCAGCAGATGCAGCAGCTGCCCAGTGTGGGTGGGCTTCAATTTCCATCTGGAAATGTAGATACTAGCCTCCTCTCTGGGATTCCGGACAGCCACTGGATACACCTGCCTGAGGAACCCTGTCCTGACAACAACATCGACCTTCTTGCCGGGACATTACTTTTAAACAGGGAGCGCAAAGATATGACCTCACCTTTGGAGTCAGATCAGCAGTTGCAGCTGGAGCCACACCAAGCCCAGCAACAGCCATATCCACAGGAATATGTCCAGACACAGGAAAGAACCTTTAGCCCCAATAAACACACTTTCCTGTTGCCTGATGTGCTTGTCGACGCTGCGGACTGCAACGTCTCCAACGTATCACTCGCAAGCAGATCAGCACTGACTGGCGCCAATTTGCGGCACTACCAGAGTATAGTGGAGCCATACACACGGCAGGGGCAGGACTTACACAAGCAACAAGGTTGTGCTTTGGCCCCAGGCTTGTCCCAGGGTCCCCTACAGAGATCTGCGCTGGAGTTGGAGAAGTTGGTGGCGCTGACACAACCTTCAGTCGAGGCCTATAGTCTGTTTAGCGCCACCACACAGGATACTTGCAGCCAG ATGGAAAATGGCTGCCTCCTCAAGGTTGCCAACGCCACGTACATTAGAACCTGTCTCATGTCCAACGGTAACAGAGAGGTGGCCAGCGACGTAGCAGTCTCATGTCCTGATGGACTCATGGACACCCAGAAGTCAGGATTTATCCTCTAA
- the LOC131104800 gene encoding LOW QUALITY PROTEIN: leucine-rich repeat-containing protein 17 (The sequence of the model RefSeq protein was modified relative to this genomic sequence to represent the inferred CDS: deleted 1 base in 1 codon), translating to MFPPAARCLLASRRVAAVAMKDFLLLLLAASAASSRSHGTWCELGCDCRGDLRLAICSRAFFTRLPARVPPATELLDLSVNRITVIPERSFSHNRKLRVLLLQNNNISTVQDGGFSQLEFLQKLDLSWNQISTLGEGFSVGLGFLRELQLAHNSLSSLDSSSFSHLDGLQRLNLSSNRIHTIQVRSFASMSSLRQLHLQFNKLGALSSGMFSMLRSLEVLNLGGNQINETQVGVFKPLTTMTLLNLANNRLTSIHFKTFLSIHTYSTHILLEGNPWNCDCDLQRVFRKLRSIQRLFLDDYYNLTCREPAVLRNYRLMQVDTELCIAETVTVLIITVTVVITVLAAMLMGERKRKKKKRGSTGRNRENFQTSQTIDVHPFLSSVLFPSLCRNISQ from the exons ATGTTTCCACCTGCTGCCCGCTGCTTGTTGGCAAGCAGACGGGTCGCTGCCG taGCCATGAAGGACTTCCTGTTGCTCCTCCTGGCCGCGTCAGCAGCGTCCTCCAGGTCTCACGGCACCTGGTGTGAGTTGGGTTGCGACTGTCGTGGGGATCTGAGGCTCGCCATCTGCTCGCGGGCCTTCTTCACCCGGCTGCCGGCCAGAGTCCCACCCGCCACCGAGCTGCTTGACCTGTCCGTCAACCGCATCACGGTCATCCCCGAGCGCTCCTTCAGCCACAACCGCAAGCTGCGTGTGCTCCTGTTGCAGAACAACAACATCAGCACGGTGCAGGACGGCGGTTTCTCACAGCTGGAGTTCCTGCAGAAGCTGGACCTAAGCTGGAACCAGATCTCCACCCTAGGCGAGGGCTTCTCCGTCGGCTTGGGCTTCCTGCGAGAGCTGCAGCTGGCCCACAATTCACTGAGCAGCCTGGACAGCAGCAGCTTCTCGCATCTGGACGGCCTGCAGAGGTTGAACCTGAGCAGCAACAGAATCCATACCATCCAGGTGAGATCATTTGCCTCCATGAGCAGCCTGCGGCAGCTTCACCTCCAATTCAACAAGCTCGGCGCTCTGAGCAGCGGGATGTTCTCCATGCTGCGCTCGCTGGAGGTCCTCAACCTGGGCGGCAACCAGATCAACGAGACACAGGTGGGGGTGTTCAAACCGCTCACCACCATGACGCTCCTCAATCTGGCCAACAACCGGCTGACCAGCATCCACTTCAAGACCTTCTTGAGCATACACACTTACAGCACCCACATCCTGCTGGAGGGAAACCCTTGGAACTGCGACTGCGACCTGCAGAGAGTGTTCCGGAAGCTGAGGAGCATCCAGAGACTCTTCCTGGACGACTACTACAACCTGACATGCAGGGAGCCCGCAGTGCTGCGCAACTACCGGCTGATGCAGGTGGATACGGAGCTGTGCATCGCCGAGACGGTCACCGTGCTCATCATCACCGTCACCGTGGTGATAACCGTGTTGGCCGCCATGCTGATGggggagaggaagaggaaaaagaagaagcGG GGAAGCACTGGACGCAACAGGGAGAACTTTCAGACGAGTCAGACTATTGACGTTCATCCTTTTCTTTCCAGCGTATTATTTCCTTCGCTATGTCGCAATATTTCCCAATGA